The Saccopteryx leptura isolate mSacLep1 chromosome 2, mSacLep1_pri_phased_curated, whole genome shotgun sequence genome has a window encoding:
- the LOC136392161 gene encoding keratin, type I cuticular Ha1 — protein MPYNCCLPNLSCRSGCPARPCVAPSCHNIPLPGACNIPANVGNCGWFCEGSFNGSEKETMQILNDRLASYLEKVRQLERENAELECRIQERCQQQEPLLCPSYQSYFRTIEELQQKILCSKAENARLVVQIDNAKLAADDFRTKYDTELGLRQLVESDINGLRRILDELTLCKADLEAQVESLKEELLCLKRNHEEEVNTLRCQIGDRLNVEVDAAPTVDLNRVLNETRCQYEAMVETNRRDVEEWYTNQTQELDKQVVSSAEQLQTCQAEIIELRRTVNALEIELQAQHNLRDSLENTLTETEARYSSQLSQVQCMVTNVESQLAEIRSDLERQNQEYQVLLDVRARLECEINTYRGLLESEDCKLPCNPCATTNACGKPIGPCVSNPCAPCTPCVPRPRCGPCSSFVR, from the exons ATGCCTTACAACTGCTGCCTGCCCAACCTCAGCTGCCGCTCCGGCTGCCCCGCCCGGCCCTGCGTGGCCCCCAGCTGCCACAACATCCCCCTGCCCGGGGCCTGCAACATCCCCGCCAACGTGGGCAACTGCGGCTGGTTCTGCGAGGGCTCCTTCAATGGCAGCGAGAAGGAGACCATGCAGATCCTGAACGACCGCCTGGCCAGCTACCTGGAGAAGGTGCGGCAGCTGGAGCGGGAGAACGCGGAGCTGGAGTGCCGCATCCAGGAGCGCTGCCAGCAGCAGGAGCCCCTGCTGTGCCCCAGCTACCAGTCCTACTTCCGGACCATCGAGGAGCTCCAGCAGAAG ATCCTGTGCAGCAAGGCGGAGAACGCCCGGCTGGTGGTGCAGATTGACAACGCCAAGCTGGCCGCGGACGACTTCAGGACCAA GTACGATACAGAGCTGGGCTTGCGGCAGCTCGTGGAGTCGGACATCAATGGCCTGCGCAGGATCCTGGACGAGCTGACCCTGTGCAAGGCCGACCTGGAGGCCCAGGTGGAGTCCCTGAAGGAGGAGCTGCTCTGCCTCAAGAGGAACCATGAGGAG GAAGTCAACACCCTGCGCTGCCAGATTGGAGACCGCCTCAACGTGGAGGTGGACGCTGCCCCCACCGTGGACCTGAACCGCGTGCTCAACGAGACCAGGTGTCAGTATGAGGCCATGGTGGAGACCAACCGCAGGGACGTGGAGGAATGGTATACCAACCAG ACCCAGGAGCTGGACAAGCAGGTGGTGTCCAGCGCAGAGCAGCTGCAAACCTGCCAGGCGGAGATCATCGAGCTGAGACGCACGGTCAACGCCCTGGAGATCGAGCTGCAGGCCCAGCACAACCTG AGAGACTCACTGGAGAACACGCTGACGGAGACTGAGGCCCGCTACAGCTCCCAGCTGTCCCAGGTGCAGTGCATGGTCACCAACGTGGAGTCCCAGCTGGCGGAGATCAGGAGCGACCTGGAGCGGCAGAACCAGGAGTACCAGGTGCTGCTGGACGTGCGGGCGCGGCTGGAGTGTGAGATCAACACGTACCGGGGCCTGCTGGAGAGCGAGGACTGCAA GCTGCCCTGTAACCCCTGTGCTACAACCAACGCATGTGGCAAGCCCATTGGGCCCTGCGTCTCCAATCCCTGCGCCCCCTGCACACCTTGTGTCCCCCGCCCCCGCTGCGGACCCTGTAGCTCCTTTGTGCGCTAG
- the LOC136393707 gene encoding keratin, type I cuticular Ha4-like — protein MEEGAPQSLPTIPCHQLLCSSIAPPGTMPYDCCLSNFSCRSGCPSRPCVAPSCHNIPLPGACNIPANVGNCGWFCEGSFNGSEKETMQILNDRLASYLEKVRQLERENAELECRIQERCQQQEPLLCPSYQSYFRTIEELQQKILCSKSENARLVTQIDNAKLASDDFRTKYEMERSSRQLVESDINSLRRVLDELTLCRADLEAQVESLKEELLCLKKNHEEEVNTLRCQIGDRLNVEVDAAPTVDLNRVLNETRCQYEAMVETNRRDVEEWYTNQTQELNKQVVSSSEQLQTCQAEIIELRRTVNALEIELQAQHNLRDSLENTLTETEARYSSQLSQVQCMVTNVESQLAEIRCDLERQNQEYQVLLDVRARLECEINTYQSLLESEDCNLPCNPCATTNACGNSCRPCGGP, from the exons ATGGAGGAAGGAGCGCCTCAAAGCTTACCCACAATCCCGTGCCATCAGCTTCTCTGTTCTTCCATCGCCCCTCCCGGCACCATGCCTTACGACTGCTGCCTATCCAACTTCAGCTGCCGCTCCGGCTGCCCCTCCCGGCCCTGCGTGGCCCCCAGCTGCCACAACATCCCCCTGCCCGGGGCCTGCAACATCCCCGCCAACGTGGGCAACTGCGGCTGGTTCTGCGAGGGCTCCTTCAATGGCAGCGAGAAGGAGACCATGCAGATCCTGAACGACCGCCTGGCCAGCTACCTGGAGAAGGTGCGGCAGCTGGAGCGGGAGAACGCGGAGCTGGAGTGCCGCATCCAGGAGCGCTGCCAGCAGCAGGAGCCCCTGCTGTGCCCCAGCTACCAGTCCTACTTCCGGACCATCGAGGAGCTCCAGCAGAAG ATTCTGTGCTCCAAGTCTGAGAACGCCAGGCTGGTGACGCAGATTGACAATGCCAAGCTGGCCTCTGATGACTTCAGGACCAA GTACGAGATGGAGCGTTCCTCTCGGCAGCTGGTGGAGTCGGACATCAACAGCCTGCGGAGGGTCCTGGATGAGCTGACCCTGTGCAGGGCCGACCTGGAGGCCCAGGTGGAATCCCTGAAGGAAGAGCTGCTCTGTCTCAAGAAGAACCATGAGGAg GAAGTCAACACCCTGCGCTGCCAGATTGGAGACCGCCTCAACGTGGAGGTGGACGCTGCCCCCACCGTGGACCTGAACCGCGTGCTCAACGAGACCAGGTGTCAGTATGAGGCCATGGTGGAGACCAACCGCAGGGACGTGGAGGAATGGTATACCAACCAG ACCCAGGAGCTGAACAAGCAGGTGGTGTCCAGCTCGGAACAGCTGCAGACCTGCCAGGCGGAGATCATCGAGCTGAGACGCACGGTCAACGCCCTGGAGATCGAGCTGCAGGCCCAGCACAACCTG AGAGACTCACTGGAGAACACGCTGACGGAGACTGAGGCCCGCTACAGCTCCCAGCTGTCCCAGGTGCAGTGCATGGTCACCAACGTGGAGTCCCAGCTGGCGGAGATCCGCTGTGACCTGGAGCGGCAGAACCAGGAGTACCAGGTGCTGCTGGACGTGCGGGCGCGGCTGGAGTGTGAGATCAACACGTACCAGAGCCTGCTGGAGAGCGAGGACTGCAA cctcccctgcaACCCGTGTGCTACCACCAACGCTTGTGGAAACTCCTGCAGGCCCTGCGGCGGCCCTTAA